A window of the Gossypium hirsutum isolate 1008001.06 chromosome A03, Gossypium_hirsutum_v2.1, whole genome shotgun sequence genome harbors these coding sequences:
- the LOC107947912 gene encoding peroxidase N1 — protein MKDAYTNPRFFLAMTFMLAMAAALVQAQGTRVGFYARTCPRAESIVRSTVQSHFRSNPNIAPGLLRMHFHDCFVQGCDASILIDGPNTEKTAPPNRLLRGYEVIDDAKTQLEATCPGVVSCADILTLAARDSVFLTRGINWVVPTGRRDGRVSLASDTTILPGFRESIDSQKQKFAAFGLNTQDLVALVGGHTIGTSACQLFSYRLYNFTNGGPDPTVNSAFVPQLQALCPQNGDGSRRIDLDTGSGNRFDTSFFDNLRNGRGILESDQKLWTDPSTRTFVQRFLGERGSRPLNFNVEFARSMVKMSNIGVKTGTNGEIRRICSAIN, from the exons ATGAAGGATGCTTACACCAACCCACGTTTCTTCCTTGCAATGACTTTCATGCTTGCCATGGCTGCTGCATTGGTGCAAGCTCAGGGAACTCGAGTTGGGTTCTATGCAAGAACATGCCCTCGAGCTGAATCCATTGTTAGGTCAACAGTTCAGTCCCATTTCCGTTCTAATCCTAACATTGCACCTGGCTTGCTGAGGATGCACTTCCATGACTGCTTTGTTCAGGGATGTGACGCCTCCATCCTCATTGATGGCCCTAATACGGAGAAAACTGCCCCTCCAAACAGATTGTTGAGAGGGTATGAAGTTATTGACGATGCCAAAACTCAGCTCGAAGCTACATGTCCTGGTGTCGTCTCATGCGCTGATATTCTAACCCTTGCAGCTCGTGACTCCGTCTTTCTG ACGAGAGGAATAAACTGGGTGGTTCCTACTGGACGCAGAGATGGGAGGGTTTCATTGGCATCGGATACCACCATTTTGCCTGGATTTAGAGAGTCCATTGATTCTCAAAAGCAAAAGTTCGCCGCCTTTGGTCTCAACACTCAAGACCTTGTTGCTCTCGTTG GAGGACACACCATAGGGACTTCAGCTTGCCAGCTTTTTAGCTACAGATTATACAACTTCACCAACGGTGGTCCAGACCCCACAGTCAACTCAGCATTCGTGCCTCAACTGCAAGCACTTTGCCCACAAAACGGTGACGGCTCAAGGCGCATTGATTTGGACACTGGTAGTGGAAACAGGTTCGACACCTCCTTCTTCGACAACTTGAGGAATGGTCGGGGAATACTAGAGTCCGATCAAAAATTGTGGACTGATCCCTCCACCAGGACTTTTGTGCAGCGCTTCTTGGGTGAGAGAGGCTCGCGGCCTTTGAACTTTAACGTGGAATTTGCAAGGTCCATGGTGAAGATGAGCAACATTGGTGTGAAGACGGGCACTAACGGCGAAATTCGAAGAATTTGCTCTGCCATTAACTAA